In one Magallana gigas chromosome 7, xbMagGiga1.1, whole genome shotgun sequence genomic region, the following are encoded:
- the LOC105348490 gene encoding heparan sulfate glucosamine 3-O-sulfotransferase 5, producing MKTKGKQVLSIAVILFVTVCLTYYSNLAVWNGISLNDLDKESLTVGSVRKLLEEEELVTERANSNGQQKRLPQCVIIGARKCGTRALLEFLGLHPLIQPADQEVHFFDDDRNYNRGYEWYKEHMPYSYPKQITLEKSPRYFITEKAPERIHQMNSSIKLIVLLRNPTTRVISDYTQVYYNKIAKGKDVDKFEDLVIDKKTNQINTGYRAVQISIYYNHLLRWFKFFKREQVHVVDGDKLIMNPLSEINKVEQFLGLQSRVTENNIYFNTTRGFYCMRTPKTNQKCLGLTKGRKHPHIESSILQKLNEFFRPYNKKLFSLINQTFDWDD from the coding sequence ATGAAGACCAAAGGGAAGCAAGTTTTGTCTATTGCTGTTATACTCTTTGTGACAGTCTGTCTGACATACTATTCCAATTTGGCTGTTTGGAATGGGATTTCCTTGAATGATTTGGACAAAGAGTCATTAACAGTGGGAAGTGTTCGCAAACTTCTAGAAGAGGAGGAATTGGTTACAGAAAGAGCCAACTCCAATGGCCAACAGAAAAGACTTCCGCAGTGCGTGATTATTGGAGCTCGGAAATGTGGTACCAGGGCATTATTGGAGTTTCTTGGTCTTCATCCATTGATTCAACCAGCAGATCAAGAGGTGCATTTCTTCGATGATGACAGAAACTACAATCGTGGTTACGAGTGGTACAAGGAACACATGCCCTACTCCTATCCAAAGCAAATAACTCTTGAAAAAAGTCCAAGGTATTTCATCACAGAAAAAGCACCGGAGAGAATACATCAGATGAATAGCTCCATTAAGTTAATTGTGTTACTCCGAAATCCTACTACAAGGGTCATTTCAGACTACACGCAGGTATATTATAACAAAATTGCCAAAGGAAAAGACGTGGACAAATTCGAGGATCTGGTGATTGACAAGAAAACCAATCAGATTAATACCGGTTACAGGGCAGTTCAAATCAGCATTTACTACAATCATCTATTAAGATGGTTCAAGTTCTTCAAACGAGAACAGGTTCATGTTGTGGATGGTGATAAACTCATTATGAACCCTCTGAGTGAGATTAACAAAGTGGAGCAATTCCTCGGGCTTCAGTCAAGAGTGACAGAAAATAACATTTACTTCAATACAACTAGGGGCTTTTACTGCATGAGAACACCAAAGACAAATCAAAAGTGTTTAGGGTTGACAAAGGGTCGCAAACATCCCCATATAGAATCTAGCATTCTACAAAAGCTGAATGAGTTTTTTCGACCATATAATAAAAAGCTGTTTTCTCTGATAAACCAAACATTTGACTGGGATGATTGA
- the LOC117684923 gene encoding heparan sulfate glucosamine 3-O-sulfotransferase 1-like, with translation MQSHLILDWKGEKIKSMVHNKIKYTAVPVEAENASSKKTFCAYLASHLTKKNISAFVCILILSTAFVLVACIGGNFQSKVCTNNKSMQFTSKPQNRLHYPKNLKIAHSKRRLPHCIIIGVRKGGTRALLQFLKIHPDVQVSPDEIHFFDNNENYSKGVEWYRRRMPQSFEEQITIEKSPNYFVDWNTPSRVKLMNSSIKLLLIVKDPFYRAVSDYAQIKENRIDKNMEMEEFEDLAIDSMTGNVRINYKAINRSLYYIHTKRWLKYFPLEQIHIVDGDNLVLHPFEELEKVETFLGLRHYIQEDHFVFDRKKGFYCINRENGAHKCLNRTKGRPHPKIDPDVVDQLNEFFEPYNQKFFKLVNKTFQWPKAVGKRSIKKKN, from the coding sequence AGCATGGtccataataaaataaaatatactgcTGTTCCCGTAGAAGCAGAAAATGCGAGTTCCAAGAAGACATTTTGTGCTTACCTTGCCTCACATCTCaccaagaaaaatatttctgcATTTGTTTGCATTTTGATCTTGTCCACAGCATTTGTTTTAGTAGCATGTATTGGGGGAAATTTTCAATCCAAAGTTTGCACCAACAACAAATCAATGCAGTTTACATCAAAACCACAGAACAGACTTCATTATCCAAAGAACTTGAAAATAGCTCATTCAAAACGAAGGCTTCCACACTGCATCATTATAGGTGTCCGTAAAGGTGGAACCAGAGCCTTGCTTCAATTCCTCAAAATTCACCCTGATGTTCAGGTTTCTCCAGATGAAATCCATTTCTTTGACAACAATGAAAATTATAGCAAAGGTGTGGAATGGTATCGGAGAAGGATGCCCCAGTCTTTTGAAGAGCAGATCACCATAGAAAAATCACCAAACTACTTTGTGGATTGGAACACACCCAGTCGAGTCAAACTGATGAACTCTTCCATCAAACTTTTGCTGATTGTGAAGGATCCATTTTATCGTGCTGTATCCGACTATGCCCAGATCAAGGAGAATCgcattgataaaaatatggaaATGGAAGAATTTGAGGATTTAGCTATTGACTCTATGACTGGAAATGTGAGGATTAATTACAAAGCCATTAATCGTTCCCTGTATTACATTCACACCAAAAGGTGGCTGAAATACTTCCCTTTGGAACAGATTCATATTGTGGATGGAGACAATTTAGTGTTGCATCCATTTGAAGAATTAGAGAAAGTGGAGACTTTTCTAGGACTGCGTCACTACATTCAAGAGGACCATTTTGTTTTTGACAGAAAGAAAGGATTTTATTGTATCAATAGAGAAAATGGTGCCCACAAATGCTTAAACAGGACTAAAGGTAGACCTCATCCAAAGATTGACCCAGATGTTGTCGATCAACTGAATGAGTTCTTTGAACCTTACAATCAAAAGTTCTTCAAGTTGGTCAACAAAACCTTCCAGTGGCCTAAAGCAGTGGGAAAGAgatctattaaaaaaaagaattaa